A window from Sinanaerobacter sp. ZZT-01 encodes these proteins:
- a CDS encoding flagellar biosynthetic protein FliR: protein MINIAQLTGIALVFMRMTGCILFNPLLGGKNFPSIFKAGLIIMLTLVISTFSQPQTVDTMSSITLMILMIKELIVGYAIGFICALFSYIIIFGGELIDMQMGISMSKIYDPQSNVSLSLTATFFNITYMFLFFTTDAHLTLVKLFLTSGELIPYGELQIHTELTGHIVDVFCQCTVLAVKLAMPVLASQFLMEIGVGILMKAIPQINVFVVNIQAKLFAGLILLVFIFSPIVSFLGKSIELMFDAIHASMYFLN, encoded by the coding sequence ATGATTAACATAGCACAGTTGACAGGAATTGCTCTTGTATTTATGCGAATGACGGGGTGTATTTTATTTAATCCTCTCTTAGGTGGAAAGAACTTTCCTAGTATATTTAAAGCGGGGCTAATTATCATGCTTACTTTGGTAATTTCTACTTTTTCTCAGCCGCAGACCGTTGATACGATGAGTTCGATTACACTTATGATTTTAATGATAAAAGAACTAATAGTGGGATATGCCATAGGGTTTATTTGCGCTCTGTTTTCTTATATTATTATCTTTGGAGGGGAATTAATAGATATGCAGATGGGTATCTCTATGTCTAAAATTTATGATCCACAAAGCAATGTATCCCTTTCATTAACTGCAACTTTTTTTAATATTACATATATGTTTTTGTTTTTTACGACCGATGCCCATCTAACTTTAGTAAAATTGTTTCTGACATCCGGAGAACTGATTCCGTATGGGGAACTGCAAATACATACAGAACTAACAGGGCACATCGTTGATGTTTTTTGTCAGTGCACTGTTTTAGCTGTAAAATTAGCAATGCCAGTTTTGGCAAGCCAATTTCTGATGGAAATCGGAGTGGGAATTTTGATGAAAGCAATTCCGCAAATAAATGTATTTGTGGTAAATATACAAGCGAAATTATTTGCCGGATTAATTCTCCTAGTTTTCATTTTTTCTCCGATCGTATCATTTTTGGGAAAGTCCATAGAGCTGATGTTTGATGCAATTCATGCAAGTATGTATTTTTTAAACTAA
- the fliQ gene encoding flagellar biosynthesis protein FliQ: MTVSSALEVMQDAIVLATKLAAPMLLISMLIGLIISIFQAATQIHEQTITFVPKLLLIAIILLAGGSWMLESLMNFTEQIFYLMQK; the protein is encoded by the coding sequence ATGACAGTTTCAAGTGCACTCGAGGTTATGCAAGATGCAATTGTTTTAGCTACAAAATTAGCAGCACCTATGCTGTTAATCAGTATGCTGATTGGATTAATTATATCTATTTTTCAAGCAGCTACACAGATACATGAACAGACAATAACCTTCGTTCCTAAATTACTTTTAATTGCAATTATACTATTAGCCGGAGGTTCGTGGATGTTGGAATCTTTAATGAACTTTACAGAGCAAATATTTTATTTAATGCAGAAATAG
- the fliP gene encoding flagellar type III secretion system pore protein FliP (The bacterial flagellar biogenesis protein FliP forms a type III secretion system (T3SS)-type pore required for flagellar assembly.), translating to MLDSLININGDHVQTLELLVLLTIITLLPSIIVMMTSFTRIIIVLSILRNALGLQQTPPNMVLTGIALFLSLFIMTPVMQDINSQAYEPYQQGQITQEVALKKAEVPMKEFMLAQTKIDTLNMYLEFADKETPENLDEIPMTIVVPAFMTSELSRAFTMGFLIFIPFLIIDIIVSSTLMSMGMIMLPPAMISLPFKILLFVVVNGWDLLFSSLVKSFN from the coding sequence ATGCTAGATTCATTGATTAATATTAACGGAGATCATGTACAAACTCTTGAGCTTTTAGTTTTACTTACTATCATTACATTACTGCCATCGATTATTGTGATGATGACATCTTTTACAAGAATTATTATCGTATTGTCAATTCTTCGAAATGCATTGGGTTTACAGCAGACACCTCCCAATATGGTCTTGACAGGAATTGCTTTGTTTTTATCGCTGTTTATCATGACTCCTGTCATGCAGGATATCAATTCACAGGCTTATGAACCGTATCAGCAAGGGCAGATAACGCAAGAAGTCGCTTTAAAAAAAGCTGAGGTACCCATGAAAGAGTTTATGCTGGCTCAGACGAAGATTGACACCTTAAACATGTATTTAGAGTTTGCAGATAAAGAAACCCCGGAAAATTTGGATGAGATACCTATGACAATTGTAGTTCCGGCATTTATGACGAGCGAATTAAGTCGAGCATTTACAATGGGATTTTTGATTTTTATTCCTTTTTTGATTATAGATATTATAGTATCCAGCACACTGATGTCGATGGGAATGATTATGCTTCCACCGGCTATGATTTCGCTGCCGTTTAAGATACTATTATTTGTGGTTGTAAATGGATGGGATCTACTCTTTTCCAGCTTGGTTAAAAGTTTCAATTGA
- a CDS encoding flagellar biosynthetic protein FliO, protein MVELILAVIAMIGVIYLSYLFSKYLASSTSKINSAKYMKIIDRLPTGQDRSVIILQIGDKHYLVGNTPQTIQILTELSEEQLIELPHDGRISLHPESFKHVLDGMLNKKAKEK, encoded by the coding sequence GTGGTTGAACTTATTTTGGCCGTGATTGCGATGATCGGCGTTATTTATTTAAGTTATTTATTCAGTAAATATTTGGCTTCCAGTACTTCTAAAATAAACAGTGCAAAATATATGAAAATTATTGATCGGCTTCCGACAGGGCAAGACCGGTCTGTTATTATATTGCAAATCGGTGATAAGCATTATTTGGTCGGAAATACACCGCAAACGATTCAAATTTTAACAGAATTATCAGAGGAACAATTAATCGAACTACCACACGACGGGCGTATATCTTTGCATCCGGAATCATTTAAACATGTATTGGATGGAATGCTTAATAAAAAGGCAAAGGAGAAGTAG
- the fliN gene encoding flagellar motor switch protein FliN, whose protein sequence is MSEKNAKIFNEMEIDAIGEILNISLGSSATAVSDMLERRVDITTPKVRVLDIDEFEFTSLEPAIAVEITYVEGLSGNNIMLLKRTDVRNILELLMHTEIPDEEFELDEMSMSAVCEVMNQMMGASATALAEFLGEVINISTPISFEVEESMDFKKKYFTPDQPMVVVSFKLDIEGALHSEFMTLMEIQLAKHLVASFGLSDVGENGEVNLIQPAGMQMNKGPEDADKAEGNGTRTMSQQEIEDMMAQMAGGSEPVVEKPTASPSQTMSQEEIERMIAASQQPTMQQQPTMQQQPMMQQQPTMQQQPMMQQQPMMQQQPMMQQQPMMQQQPMMQQQPMMQSEPKVIDMKYVSKENPAGDLVKLNVEEKSNLDLIMQVPLQVSVEIGRTKRAVKDILNFTKGTLIVLDKMAGDQIDIYVNGQAVAKGDVVVVDDSFGVRITEILKGHELLFKDPSIKA, encoded by the coding sequence ATGAGTGAAAAAAATGCTAAAATATTCAATGAAATGGAAATAGATGCGATTGGCGAGATCTTAAATATTAGCTTAGGTTCTTCCGCTACGGCTGTTTCAGATATGCTGGAACGGCGTGTTGATATAACGACTCCAAAAGTTCGAGTATTGGATATTGATGAATTTGAGTTTACTTCTTTAGAACCTGCAATTGCTGTTGAAATTACATATGTAGAAGGCTTATCCGGAAATAATATCATGCTGTTAAAACGGACAGATGTAAGGAATATTTTAGAATTGCTGATGCATACGGAAATACCGGATGAGGAATTTGAACTGGATGAAATGAGCATGAGCGCGGTTTGTGAGGTCATGAATCAAATGATGGGTGCTTCTGCAACTGCCCTGGCGGAGTTTTTGGGGGAAGTTATTAACATTTCGACTCCAATTTCTTTTGAAGTGGAAGAATCCATGGATTTTAAGAAAAAATATTTTACACCAGATCAACCTATGGTTGTCGTTTCCTTCAAGCTGGATATTGAAGGAGCTCTTCATAGCGAATTTATGACTTTAATGGAAATACAGCTTGCAAAGCATTTGGTAGCTTCCTTTGGATTGAGCGATGTAGGCGAGAATGGTGAAGTGAATTTAATTCAACCGGCAGGAATGCAGATGAACAAAGGACCTGAGGATGCGGACAAAGCAGAGGGAAATGGAACTCGCACGATGTCACAGCAGGAAATTGAAGATATGATGGCGCAAATGGCAGGAGGCTCAGAGCCCGTTGTAGAAAAACCGACAGCATCTCCTTCTCAAACAATGTCGCAGGAAGAAATTGAACGAATGATAGCTGCGTCGCAGCAGCCAACGATGCAACAGCAGCCAACAATGCAGCAGCAGCCAATGATGCAGCAGCAGCCAACAATGCAGCAGCAACCAATGATGCAGCAGCAACCGATGATGCAGCAGCAACCGATGATGCAGCAGCAACCAATGATGCAGCAGCAACCAATGATGCAGCAGCAACCAATGATGCAGTCAGAGCCGAAAGTGATTGACATGAAATATGTTTCAAAAGAAAATCCAGCAGGTGATTTAGTAAAATTAAATGTAGAGGAAAAATCCAATTTAGACTTAATTATGCAAGTTCCTTTGCAAGTATCAGTTGAAATCGGAAGGACGAAGAGAGCCGTTAAAGATATTTTGAACTTTACAAAGGGAACACTGATTGTTTTAGATAAAATGGCTGGTGATCAAATTGATATTTATGTAAATGGACAAGCGGTTGCTAAAGGGGATGTCGTGGTGGTTGATGATTCCTTTGGTGTTCGGATTACAGAAATTTTAAAGGGACACGAGTTACTATTCAAAGATCCAAGTATAAAAGCATAG
- the fliM gene encoding flagellar motor switch protein FliM yields MGDVLTQSQIDALLSAVQTEGFDKQDITNSTSEPKVRKYDFHTPKKFTKDRLKLVNSVYENYARVIASHLTSMLRLSCEVELVDIEEQRYYEFNNALGEDDIVAFIDGNISGRDSDDEEPLMVEISKPIIYAIIDRMLGGTGDSDEDDENGGYTDIELVLYESVIKHISPLMSDVWQNYLDINFQFRRLETNPRLVQVVGMDEIVVIVILSIKLKDAEGKINICLPGNILNHVFEAFEKSKTISKKKEQQGELERISLARSVEESALDVKALLGEALISLEDLYHLKVNDVLNLHVPKDSDVYLCVEEEPWFKGKLGLYKENMAVKLNGTIVKN; encoded by the coding sequence ATGGGTGATGTTTTAACGCAAAGCCAAATAGATGCCTTATTAAGTGCAGTACAAACAGAGGGATTTGATAAGCAGGATATCACAAACAGTACTTCGGAACCAAAGGTTCGAAAGTACGATTTTCATACACCGAAAAAATTTACTAAAGATCGTTTGAAATTAGTTAATAGCGTGTATGAAAACTATGCCAGAGTGATTGCTTCACACTTGACAAGCATGCTTCGCTTAAGCTGTGAGGTGGAATTGGTTGATATTGAGGAGCAGAGATATTATGAATTTAATAATGCATTAGGAGAAGACGATATTGTTGCTTTTATTGATGGGAATATCAGCGGAAGAGATTCCGATGATGAAGAACCATTAATGGTTGAAATATCAAAGCCTATTATCTATGCGATTATTGACCGCATGCTTGGAGGTACAGGTGATTCCGATGAAGATGATGAAAATGGCGGGTATACAGATATTGAATTGGTTTTATATGAAAGTGTGATTAAGCATATCTCTCCCCTTATGAGTGATGTATGGCAAAATTACTTGGATATTAATTTTCAATTTCGTCGATTGGAGACAAACCCTAGACTTGTGCAAGTGGTAGGAATGGATGAAATTGTAGTCATTGTTATTTTATCTATAAAATTAAAAGATGCAGAGGGGAAAATTAATATCTGTTTACCGGGCAATATTTTAAACCATGTTTTTGAAGCGTTTGAAAAATCTAAAACGATTAGTAAGAAAAAGGAACAGCAAGGAGAATTAGAACGCATCTCATTAGCTAGGAGCGTGGAAGAATCTGCATTAGATGTCAAAGCATTATTGGGTGAGGCTTTGATTAGTTTAGAAGATTTGTATCACCTTAAGGTGAATGATGTACTTAATTTACATGTGCCAAAGGATTCGGACGTTTATTTATGTGTGGAAGAAGAACCTTGGTTTAAGGGAAAATTAGGTCTTTATAAAGAGAATATGGCAGTAAAGCTAAATGGAACAATTGTAAAAAACTAG
- a CDS encoding OmpA/MotB family protein, producing the protein MQKKTKKPVDKNAWMNTYSDMVTLLLCFFVLLFSVSSVDSAKWSVLVKALNPKAKEVSQIVTEEMAGEEGKDPLSSGGKGLMTDVTEFQDLYYRMEEYIIENKLSGDIDVHQGDGYTFIVFRNDVFFDGDSYVLKQRGKDVLTFLASGIEPIQDQINEMRILGHTNQADPNKPNPIVGDRFLASNRATTVLIFIQEKSVIDPKKLIDSGYGQNYPIAPFVKEEDRARNRRVEILITESNKVSVTLEEVYKQIDEHENVTEGPGEQGESVGQPLTNTNNTEKQSQ; encoded by the coding sequence ATGCAAAAAAAAACTAAGAAGCCGGTTGATAAAAATGCATGGATGAATACATACAGCGATATGGTAACCTTGTTATTGTGTTTCTTTGTGCTGCTTTTTTCTGTGTCCAGTGTTGATTCTGCAAAGTGGTCTGTTTTAGTAAAAGCATTAAATCCCAAGGCAAAAGAAGTATCACAGATTGTCACTGAGGAAATGGCAGGAGAGGAAGGGAAAGATCCGCTTTCGTCAGGTGGAAAAGGCTTAATGACAGATGTTACAGAATTTCAAGACTTGTATTATCGTATGGAGGAATATATAATAGAAAATAAATTGTCTGGTGACATTGATGTTCATCAGGGAGATGGATATACATTTATTGTCTTTCGTAATGATGTTTTCTTCGATGGAGACAGTTACGTTTTAAAACAGCGAGGAAAAGATGTTTTGACTTTTCTAGCCTCTGGAATCGAGCCGATTCAAGATCAGATCAATGAGATGCGTATTTTAGGACATACAAATCAAGCCGATCCGAATAAACCGAATCCAATAGTTGGTGATCGATTTTTAGCTTCGAATCGTGCAACTACTGTACTTATTTTTATACAGGAAAAAAGTGTAATTGACCCTAAAAAGTTAATTGATAGCGGGTATGGACAGAATTACCCGATTGCTCCTTTTGTAAAAGAAGAAGACCGAGCAAGAAATAGAAGAGTAGAAATTTTGATTACAGAAAGTAATAAGGTCAGTGTTACATTAGAAGAAGTATATAAGCAAATTGATGAACATGAAAATGTAACAGAAGGCCCCGGAGAACAAGGAGAATCTGTAGGACAACCATTAACTAATACGAATAATACAGAAAAACAATCACAATAA
- a CDS encoding motility protein A: MDFTSIIGIISCILLVVSGIIVEKTGNVDIGALINFADPQSALIVIGGTFAALFASFSLTSLKEVPKHLKIIMTKDKHNPNDYIDAIVGCAEIARKNGLLALEEHANEQEDPFLKSSLLLIVDAIDADKVRAMLEGDLGYMNARHEEAVSIYEKGSALAPAFGMIGTLIGLINMLAGLDLNVEGGTDSLTSGMAVALITTFYGSMLANVFFTPIANKLQVRHEREVLCKEIVIEGILSIQSGENPKFIREKLMSFLSEKDKMSLSDSGDGEDGDKKKKKPKKEKKKK, from the coding sequence ATGGATTTTACTAGTATAATCGGGATTATCAGTTGTATATTGCTAGTTGTGAGTGGTATCATAGTCGAAAAAACAGGAAATGTTGACATCGGTGCTCTGATTAATTTTGCAGACCCGCAAAGTGCGCTGATTGTAATCGGAGGTACCTTTGCAGCTCTTTTTGCATCTTTTTCACTTACTTCCCTAAAAGAGGTTCCTAAGCATTTAAAAATAATTATGACAAAAGACAAGCATAACCCAAATGATTACATTGATGCAATCGTCGGGTGTGCTGAAATTGCTAGAAAAAACGGGTTACTTGCATTGGAAGAACACGCAAATGAACAAGAAGACCCGTTTTTAAAATCTAGCTTGCTATTGATTGTTGATGCAATTGATGCAGATAAAGTAAGAGCTATGCTGGAGGGTGACTTGGGTTACATGAATGCACGTCATGAAGAAGCAGTTTCCATCTATGAAAAGGGATCGGCATTGGCTCCGGCTTTTGGAATGATAGGAACATTGATTGGTTTGATTAATATGCTTGCTGGCCTGGATTTGAATGTAGAAGGGGGAACGGATAGTCTGACAAGCGGAATGGCAGTTGCTTTGATTACAACTTTTTACGGCTCTATGCTTGCCAATGTGTTTTTTACACCGATTGCAAATAAATTACAAGTACGCCATGAGCGGGAAGTTTTGTGTAAGGAAATTGTCATTGAAGGCATTTTATCGATTCAGTCTGGTGAAAATCCTAAATTTATAAGAGAAAAATTGATGTCTTTCTTATCAGAAAAAGATAAGATGAGTCTTTCTGATTCGGGCGATGGGGAAGATGGAGATAAGAAGAAAAAGAAACCCAAGAAAGAAAAAAAGAAAAAGTAG
- a CDS encoding flagellar FlbD family protein — protein MIKLTKLNNEEFIVNCNQIQMIELIPEAKIVLMNREFFVVRESAEEIIDKIIQYNARIIDTSNITVIKNKE, from the coding sequence ATGATTAAACTGACAAAGCTAAATAATGAGGAGTTTATTGTAAATTGCAATCAAATTCAAATGATTGAACTGATTCCGGAAGCAAAGATAGTTTTAATGAATCGAGAATTTTTCGTTGTAAGAGAAAGTGCAGAAGAAATTATTGATAAAATTATTCAATATAATGCTAGGATTATTGATACATCGAATATTACTGTAATAAAAAATAAGGAATAA
- a CDS encoding flagellar hook-basal body complex protein produces MVRSMYAAVAGLRAHQTKMDVIGNNIANVNTYGYKKARATFRDQFYATVKGSSAPGETYGGGNPSQIGYGSQIASIDVAHTTGGIAYTDVGTHVMISGNGYYLVGQYNKDGYDVTSKTDGNNPTALNLTRVGIFNFDGNGNLVDGNRNHVYGFKNHAEIGKDPDYLKPDAGGGTPKKTLEALQIPQIVMNKDGSPKLDGDGKYELVKYDADGKAENVGTDEYAASMKLSSISIGQDGTVSGINDKKQVVIIGKIAVANVPNPNALESMGNSYFKAKDNTGIVTAEIPGEGSTGALESGRAEMSNVDLSEEFTDMITAQRGFQANTRIITVTDQMLEELVNLKR; encoded by the coding sequence ATGGTTAGATCGATGTATGCTGCAGTAGCAGGGCTACGTGCACATCAGACAAAAATGGATGTAATAGGAAATAATATTGCAAATGTAAATACATATGGCTATAAGAAAGCAAGGGCTACGTTTAGAGATCAATTTTATGCAACAGTTAAAGGCTCCAGCGCACCAGGCGAGACTTACGGAGGAGGAAACCCTTCTCAGATCGGATACGGTTCTCAGATCGCCTCCATCGATGTGGCGCATACAACAGGTGGTATTGCATATACAGATGTCGGTACGCATGTTATGATTTCCGGAAATGGATATTATCTTGTTGGGCAATACAATAAAGACGGTTATGATGTTACCAGCAAAACAGATGGAAACAATCCTACTGCATTAAATCTGACAAGAGTCGGTATTTTTAATTTTGACGGTAATGGTAATTTAGTAGATGGAAACCGAAATCATGTATATGGTTTTAAAAACCATGCAGAGATAGGAAAAGATCCTGATTATTTAAAGCCAGACGCTGGTGGCGGTACGCCTAAAAAAACACTGGAAGCTTTACAGATTCCTCAAATAGTTATGAATAAGGATGGAAGCCCGAAATTAGATGGGGATGGAAAGTACGAACTAGTGAAATATGATGCCGATGGAAAGGCAGAAAATGTTGGTACAGATGAATATGCTGCGAGCATGAAGCTGAGTTCAATCAGTATAGGACAGGATGGCACGGTTTCCGGTATTAACGATAAAAAGCAGGTTGTAATTATTGGAAAAATTGCAGTTGCTAATGTCCCGAATCCAAATGCGTTAGAGTCGATGGGTAACTCTTATTTCAAAGCCAAAGATAATACAGGAATCGTTACAGCGGAAATACCGGGTGAAGGAAGTACCGGAGCATTAGAATCAGGGAGAGCGGAAATGTCTAATGTGGACCTTTCCGAAGAATTTACAGACATGATCACGGCGCAAAGAGGTTTTCAGGCGAATACCAGAATCATTACTGTAACTGATCAAATGCTCGAAGAACTTGTTAATTTAAAACGATAA
- a CDS encoding TIGR02530 family flagellar biosynthesis protein codes for MNRINEYNRITRVEQNAIKVNQTLRKNAGCASFETLLKEQLNKNEGLQFSKHAKERVDERGIEITDNLLNDLNHAVAKARDKGAKDVVIFDTQNAFIVNIPNNMVITTMAGNELKENVFTNIDGAVII; via the coding sequence ATGAATAGGATTAACGAATATAATCGGATCACACGTGTTGAACAAAATGCAATCAAGGTAAATCAAACACTGCGGAAAAATGCAGGGTGTGCCAGCTTTGAGACGTTATTAAAAGAGCAATTAAATAAAAATGAAGGCTTGCAGTTTTCAAAGCATGCAAAGGAACGTGTCGATGAACGTGGAATCGAAATTACCGACAATTTACTAAATGATTTAAACCATGCTGTAGCGAAAGCAAGGGATAAAGGAGCAAAGGATGTGGTGATATTTGACACCCAAAATGCGTTTATTGTAAATATTCCTAACAACATGGTGATCACAACAATGGCAGGAAATGAACTGAAAGAAAATGTTTTTACTAATATTGACGGTGCTGTAATTATATAA
- a CDS encoding flagellar hook capping FlgD N-terminal domain-containing protein codes for MASVDPVDSAYTKPTAIKKTGLGSSDLGFTDFISLLVAQMKNQDMMNPMSDTDFIAQMAQFSALEAMNTLSQTNNTAYATSLIGKKITAASLDSSGKLQKVEGNVTAVTLFENTPLVYIGDKSFELSQIMIVGDLPIPEPPDDGSKDGKGDKD; via the coding sequence ATGGCTTCAGTTGATCCGGTAGACAGCGCTTATACAAAACCAACTGCCATAAAGAAAACTGGTTTGGGAAGCTCTGATTTGGGCTTTACGGATTTTATCAGCCTTTTAGTAGCACAGATGAAAAATCAAGATATGATGAATCCGATGTCTGATACAGATTTCATTGCGCAAATGGCACAGTTTTCAGCATTGGAGGCAATGAATACTCTTTCTCAGACAAACAACACGGCTTATGCAACGTCTTTAATCGGCAAAAAAATAACAGCAGCTTCTCTAGACAGTAGCGGAAAATTGCAAAAAGTTGAGGGTAATGTAACTGCTGTTACTCTGTTTGAAAACACCCCACTTGTTTATATTGGCGATAAATCCTTTGAACTATCCCAAATAATGATTGTAGGAGATTTACCAATTCCGGAGCCGCCGGATGATGGCAGCAAAGATGGTAAAGGGGATAAAGACTAA
- a CDS encoding flagellar hook-length control protein FliK, with protein sequence MYAANNLAQVQSFNTKAKTDVKSKMAEKDSGFDQSFAYALKENLTQNQSSSVEKKELVPLKETSEQQDETSLMETGLANDQAAMAMLVLNADDTYLANQEQADVSTALLQENVSDVKGTLTQEMSFAADEAKPFDGKAAYSEILGNANTLLKENPLESKQIGAPIKDMTQANGLEQTVKTEVASQQLNEAGKIDLAGKSSDLTGLKNETLRTDKEGLSPTQKGTEREEELPEILTGASVKKEEPLDFTKVNIKVAENTTEADSNFLSKDLAEKILHRASEGKNVFEVQLTPEELGSIQIKLTFEAGKASVLLNCSNPKTQEILMGQSENIRQIIEQQTGLETIVAVKEDAYTKQQDFDGRGQNNRREEQKNQSQRDDSVNAEQFMQQLRLGLVGKEDLNYGFS encoded by the coding sequence ATGTACGCAGCAAATAATTTAGCACAAGTTCAGTCATTTAACACGAAGGCAAAAACTGATGTGAAAAGCAAAATGGCCGAAAAGGATTCCGGCTTTGATCAATCATTCGCTTATGCATTAAAGGAAAATTTGACTCAAAACCAATCTTCTTCCGTAGAAAAGAAAGAACTTGTACCTTTAAAGGAAACCTCTGAACAACAAGATGAAACTTCTCTTATGGAAACAGGCTTGGCAAACGATCAAGCGGCTATGGCCATGCTTGTTTTAAATGCGGATGATACATACCTGGCGAATCAGGAACAAGCTGATGTAAGTACAGCCTTATTGCAGGAGAATGTTTCAGATGTGAAAGGAACCCTTACACAGGAAATGTCTTTTGCGGCAGATGAAGCAAAACCTTTTGACGGGAAAGCAGCTTACTCTGAAATTCTTGGAAATGCAAATACACTTCTTAAAGAAAATCCGTTAGAATCAAAACAAATTGGAGCGCCCATAAAAGATATGACTCAGGCAAATGGATTGGAGCAGACCGTGAAAACGGAGGTCGCATCTCAGCAGTTAAATGAGGCAGGAAAGATTGATCTTGCAGGAAAAAGTTCCGATTTGACAGGGTTAAAAAATGAAACGTTAAGAACAGACAAAGAAGGATTGTCTCCAACTCAAAAAGGTACAGAACGAGAGGAAGAGCTTCCGGAAATATTGACGGGCGCAAGTGTAAAGAAAGAAGAGCCGTTGGATTTTACAAAAGTGAATATTAAAGTTGCTGAAAACACAACAGAAGCAGATTCAAATTTTTTAAGTAAAGATCTTGCAGAAAAGATTCTGCATCGTGCGTCAGAAGGAAAAAATGTATTTGAAGTTCAATTAACCCCGGAAGAGCTGGGGAGCATTCAAATTAAACTGACATTTGAGGCGGGAAAAGCTTCTGTTCTTTTGAACTGTTCAAATCCAAAAACACAAGAAATTCTAATGGGTCAGTCAGAAAACATTCGTCAAATTATAGAACAACAAACTGGCTTAGAGACAATTGTAGCAGTGAAAGAGGATGCTTATACCAAGCAGCAAGATTTTGATGGCAGAGGACAGAACAATCGTAGAGAAGAACAAAAAAACCAATCACAAAGGGATGACAGCGTCAATGCAGAACAGTTTATGCAGCAATTAAGATTGGGATTAGTAGGAAAGGAGGATTTGAATTATGGCTTCAGTTGA
- a CDS encoding flagellar export protein FliJ — translation MKKFQFSLENVKRYKEQTLDSLRMEHAVLLAQVQHQEEIIQELERQYRSYNDELITKNAKGMSTLELCQYKQYLRIMQHRIKEQFSLLEKIKKQEQKKKEQVLEVKKEATSFEKLKEKRWLEYKKLEQKSEELLIDEMISNKRYREKA, via the coding sequence ATGAAAAAATTCCAATTTTCATTAGAAAATGTAAAAAGGTATAAAGAGCAGACCTTAGATAGTTTACGGATGGAGCACGCGGTACTCCTAGCACAGGTCCAACACCAAGAGGAGATTATTCAGGAATTGGAGCGGCAATACCGTTCTTATAACGATGAGCTGATAACGAAGAATGCCAAGGGTATGAGCACCTTAGAACTATGCCAGTACAAACAGTATTTAAGAATCATGCAGCATAGGATAAAAGAACAATTTTCTCTATTGGAGAAAATAAAAAAACAGGAGCAGAAGAAGAAGGAGCAGGTTTTAGAAGTGAAGAAAGAAGCCACATCCTTTGAGAAATTAAAAGAAAAACGATGGTTGGAGTATAAGAAATTAGAACAAAAATCAGAAGAACTTTTAATTGACGAGATGATATCGAATAAAAGGTATCGCGAAAAGGCGTAG